Proteins encoded by one window of Vigna radiata var. radiata cultivar VC1973A chromosome 5, Vradiata_ver6, whole genome shotgun sequence:
- the LOC106762420 gene encoding ATPase family AAA domain-containing protein 1 — MGRRRLSESNLVQELVLYAASAALSCLVLCIGIRQLDPNREASKKALQNKKEIAKRLGRPLVNTNPYEDVIACDVINPDHINVEFNSIGGLKTTKQALYELVILPLRRPDLFSHGKLLGPQKGVLLYGPPGTGKTMLAKAIAKESGAVFINVRISNLMSKWFGDAQKLVAAIFSLAHKLQPAIIFIDEVDSFLGQRRPTDHEALLNMKTEFMALWDGFTTDKNAQVMVLAATNRPSELDEAILRRLPQAFEIGIPDQKERADILNVILKGERIEENIDFDHIAFLCEGYTGSDLFDLCKKAAYFPIRDLLDEEKKGRSVSAPRPLSQLDLEKALATSRKTTDAAIEYNGLSADTLRWARQREPGGDYQVQAAINELSKFVVSHMTSRQPDAKDV; from the exons ATGGGTCGTCGTCGTCTATCAGAGTCGAATTTGGTTCAAGAACTGGTTCTGTACGCAGCTAGCGCAGCACTGAGTTGCTTGGTCTTGTGTATTGGTATCCGACAACTCGACCCGAATCGCGAGGCTTCCAAAAAGGCCCTTCAGAACAAAAAGGAGATAGCCAAACGCCTTGGTCGTCCTCTTGTTAACACAAACCCTTACGAG GATGTCATAGCATGCGATGTTATCAATCCTGACCACATTAATGTGGAGTTTAACTCAATCGGAGGATTGAAAACTACAAAGCAAGCCCTATATGAACTTGTTATTCTGCCTCTAAGAAGACCTGACCTGTTTTCTCATGGTAAACTTCTTGGGCCACAAAAGGGTGTCCTTCTGTATGGACCCCCTGGCACGGGGAAGACCATGCTTGCCAAAGCTATTGCTAAGGAGTCTGGAGCAGTTTTCATCAATGTTAGGATATCAAACCTGATGAGCAAGTGGTTTGGAGATGCCCAGAAGCTTG TGGCTGCCATATTTAGCCTAGCTCATAAGCTCCAGCCTGCCATCATATTCATAGATGAAGTCGACAGCTTTTTGGGTCAGCGTCGTCCAACAGATCACGAGGCTTTGTTAAACATGAAAACCGAATTCATGGCTCTGTGGGATGGTTTTACTACTGATA AGAATGCTCAAGTTATGGTCCTTGCTGCTACTAATCGTCCTTCAGAACTTGATGAAGCAATACTTAGACGACTTCCTCAAGCATTTGAAATTGGTATTCCGGACCAAAAGGAGAGGGCTGACATATTGAATGTTATCTTGAAGGGTGAGAGGATTGAAGAAAACATTGACTTTGACCATATAGCTTTCTTATGTGAGGGTTACACTGGTTCGGATCTATTTGACCTGTGCAAGAAAGCTGCATATTTTCCAATTAGAGATCTTCtggatgaagagaagaaagggAGAAGTGTTTCT GCTCCTAGACCATTGTCCCAGTTAGACTTGGAGAAGGCCCTGGCCACATCACGAAAGACTACTGATGCTGCAATTGAATACAATGGATTAAGTGCTGATACTCTAAGATGGGCAAGGCAGAGGGAACCTGGTGGTGATTATCAGGTTCAAGCTGCCATTAATGAACTCTCTAAGTTTGTGGTATCTCACATGACTAGTCGCCAGCCAGATGCTAAAGATGTTTAA
- the LOC106760005 gene encoding protein CNGC15a-like, whose product MRHRQLPRFLKQNVRRHEQFRWAATRGVDEETILRDLPTDLRRDIKRHLCLNLVRQVPLFDQMDERMLDAICERLKPSLFTPGACVVREGDLVNEMLFIVRGRLDSCTTNGGRTGFFNSCRLGSGDFCGEELLPWALDPRPTVALPSSTRTVKAITEVEAFALIAGDLKFVAAQFRRLHSKQLRYTFRFHSHQWRTWAACFIQAAWFRYKRIKETSELKRKENMMMAFVPGTCTEHFSAPLQAPMGTMYAAKLASGPRKGRSLRYGPELDILGSLRKPLEPDFTDDDS is encoded by the exons ATGCGTCACAGGCAGCTCCCTCGTTTCCTGAAGCAAAATGTAAGACGTCATGAACAATTCAGATGGGCTGCTACAAGAGGAGTTGATGAGGAAACTATTCTTAGAGACCTTCCCACAGATCTAAGACGTGACATCAAACGCCACCTTTGCCTCAATCTAGTTCGacaa GTACCATTGTTTGATCAAATGGATGAGAGGATGCTAGATGCAATATGTGAAAGGCTGAAACCTTCTCTTTTCACTCCAGGGGCTTGTGTGGTTCGTGAAGGTGACCTTGTGAATGAGATGCTTTTCATTGTTAGAGGACGCCTAGATTCTTGCACCACCAATGGTGGCAGAACAGGTTTCTTCAACTCATGCAGACTTGGCTCTGGTGACTTCTGTGGTGAAGAGCTTCTGCCATGGGCCTTGGACCCTCGTCCAACGGTTGCCCTTCCTTCCTCAACTCGCACAGTGAAAGCCATCACTGAAGTGGAAGCCTTTGCACTCATTGCTGGGGACTTGAAGTTTGTGGCAGCACAGTTCAGAAGGTTGCACAGCAAACAACTGAGGTATACTTTTAGGTTCCACTCCCATCAGTGGAGGACTTGGGCTGCATGCTTCATACAAGCTGCATGGTTCAGGTATAAGAGAATAAAGGAGACAAGTGAGCTCAAGAGAAAGGAGAATATGATGATGGCTTTTGTGCCTGGAACTTGCACTGAACATTTCTCTGCACCTCTTCAAGCTCCAATGGGCACTATGTATGCTGCAAAACTAGCATCCGGCCCAAGGAAAGGTAGAAGCCTGAGATACGGACCTGAACTTGATATCCTTGGCTCACTGAGGAAGCCCCTTGAACCAGACTTCACTGATGATGACAGttaa
- the LOC106762341 gene encoding mitogen-activated protein kinase kinase kinase 1-like, giving the protein MHHLSRIFEHRNRTKAMDQKNPRRKPKLERRNALKYSEYDSGSSTSGEALYTRSMEFYDRTSFRIEGVEGEFDRICRSLGLSGPEDFSIPAAAWEAMKFRSSSDILPRLKLENLDIPEEEEEDEEEEVRNINEEGILKPPEDGEFSEKLADGVRVLEADESTTGIKGVRPPMLKPPPGVRVQLVDDSSCSTWDLLRDLAPIGEGLSLKHSEHTRDVENDAPLGVVEREVSKKEEGEVGRASPKREEEENVDNAARIAEIVAGLSESCSFSTSNEDDSSSSTTDHTPNNISPQGRIKRIITAGSWQKGEFLGGGSFGTVYEGISDDGFFFAVKEVSLLDQGTQGKQSVYQLEQEIALLSQFEHENIVQYYGTEMDESKLYIFLELVTKGSLRSLYQKYTLRDSQVSAYTRQILHGMKYLHDRNVVHRDIKCANILVDASGSVKLADFGLAKATKMNDVKSMKGTAFWMAPEVVKGKNKGYGLPADIWSVGCTVLEMLTGQLPYCDLEWMQALFRIGKGIRPSIPDSLSRDATDFILQCLQVNPNDRPTAAQLLNHSFVQRPLSQTSGSSFPHVLGRKG; this is encoded by the exons ATGCATCATCTATCTCGGATTTTTGAGCACCGCAACCGCACCAAAGCCATGGATCAGAAAAACCCGCGTAGGAAGCCCAAGCTCGAGCGCCGCAACGCTCTCAAGTACTCTGAATACGACTCTGGATCATCTACCTCCGGCGAAGCGCTCTACACGCGCTCCATGGAGTTCTACGACCGCACCAGCTTCCGAATCGAGGGCGTCGAGGGAGAGTTCGATCGAATTTGTAGGAGTTTGGGTCTCTCCGGCCCAGAAGACTTCTCTATTCCCGCTGCGGCCTGGGAAGCCATGAAGTTTCGTTCCTCTTCCGATATCCTCCCGAGACTGAAGCTCGAAAACCTCGATATTCccgaggaagaggaagaggacgaagaagaagaagtacgGAACATAAACGAGGAGGGAATACTAAAACCACCAGAGGATGGTGAATTTAGTGAAAAATTAGCAGATGGGGTTAGGGTTTTGGAGGCAGATGAGTCGACCACTGGTATTAAGGGTGTTCGTCCGCCGATGCTGAAGCCGCCGCCGGGGGTTAGAGTTCAGTTGGTGGATGATAGCTCGTGTTCCACGTGGGACCTTTTGAGGGATTTGGCTCCGATAGGTGAAGGGTTATCGTTGAAGCACTCTGAGCATACGAGGGATGTAGAGAACGATGCACCGCTAGGGGTAGTAGAGAGGGAGGTATcgaagaaagaagaaggggaAGTGGGTAGAGCGAGCCCGAAGAGGGAAGAGGAAGAGAATGTGGATAACGCAGCGAGGATTGCGGAGATCGTGGCTGGGCTTTCGGAATCATGTTCGTTTTCCACGTCGAATGAAGATGATTCTTCTAGTAGTACAACGGATCACACCCCCAACAATATTTCTCCGCAAGGGAGAATCAAGCGGATTATTACCGCCGGAAGTTGGCAGAAGGGCGAGTTTCTTGGGGGTGGCTCGTTTGGCACCGTTTATGAAGGAATTTCTGA TGATGGATTCTTTTTTGCTGTAAAAGAAGTTTCATTGCTTGATCAGGGGACTCAGGGAAAGCAAAGTGTATATCAGCTGGAGCAG GAAATAGCACTTTTGAGTCAGTTTGAGCATGAAAATATTGTTCAATATTATGGCACAGAAATG GATGAATCAAAGCTGTATATCTTTCTTGAGCTTGTAACCAAAGGTTCCCTTAGAAGCCTCTACCAAAAGTATACTCTTCGAGATTCCCAAGTATCTGCCTATACAAGACAGATTCTGCATGGTATGAAGTATCTTCATGATCGAAATGTGGTTCACAG GGATATCAAATGTGCAAATATATTGGTGGATGCAAGTGGATCTGTCAAGCTTGCAGATTTTGGATTGGCCAAG GCAACCAAAATGAATGACGTTAAATCAATGAAGGGTACAGCATTCTGGATGGCCCCGGAG GTTGTGAAAGGAAAGAACAAGGGATATGGGCTTCCAGCTGACATATGGAGTGTGGGATGCACTGTACTGGAGATGTTAACAGGCCAACTTCCGTACTGTGATTTGGAATGG ATGCAGGCATTATTTAGAATTGGAAAAGGTATTCGACCATCTATTCCCGACTCCCTTTCGAGAGATGCCACCGATTTTATCTTGCAGTGCCTTCAAGTTAATCCAAATGATCGTCCCACCGCTGCTCAACTTCTAAACCATTCATTTGTCCAAAGGCCACTTTCCCAGACCTCTGGTTCTTCATTTCCTCATGTTCTTGGCCGGAAGGGTTAA